From Octopus sinensis linkage group LG14, ASM634580v1, whole genome shotgun sequence:
TTTATAGATCTTAATTTGGCTctgctgccagctcaccatcttggtAAGCTTCATAATTATGCTGTACAATATGTATGTACTACTTTGATTTCCcattcattatataaatataaattgctaTTGTTTTGGTTGTAGATTTTTAGTTCAGCCTCTATAGAAGCAAGAGGCCAACCAAAGATGACTGCAGCTAAATGGAATCCGCATCACAAATGCTCTCAGGTTGCCACAGCCAATGATACCACAATTCGGGGATGGGACTTACGATCAATGAAGTTAGTAACAAATTCTTTTTGCTTTGTGTATACTTCTATCAGAAGTCTTATTCTGAATGTTTGTAGTTTctatatattctgtttttttaTAGGATCATTTTATGAATGTATGGGGAAGGCATGAGATGGCTTTTTTGGCAAGCTATTTTGGTGCTAACTTTTTGGTGTCAGTGAttcgatgctgacttatttgacatcagacattttaatgtttgtgtcactctcccttttttctgtcttccttttctctcttttttctctctcctttctcttcctctctttgtttatttgtgtgatcttctatttatgtttgtatgtattcatactgTTTCTCTTATTCTTCCTCTCGTTCTCTACTTGTGTAAGTGAGCATCtagctatgtttgtatatatgtgtcaagtctctgtctctcccccacTCTACCTTTCCTCatatctcactctctccatctgtatatctatatttctgcACATGTATGACTCTAATGCCAAAACAGATTCAGTATCCAGTTAGCCACGTCAGTGTCCAAACAGCTGCTCACAATCATTCATTCTGGTATGGAAAAGCCTCTATGAGgccatacaatcatcatcatcattgttcgaccgtggtcaagacaatggaatttaccatgctacgccagacttcacggtccatcatagcattacggaggtcctgttgctggatgcctgaatccctggagattacatcagggtaggagagtgtgcgccctctggtattgcgagtagatggcttccagaggagaagagtagaaattacttctttttcagctccacaacaatgtccagcaaactggactctcctacctagaaataatagctaaatctctctgaaatcacACCCTACAACTCTAAAAACTAAAGTTCATGTTAGATAATTATTCGTAGTTACATTTTTATCTGAAAAAAATGTCAGAATTAACATGGCTAAGATGTGTTTGATTCTAGCATCTGTTTGATCAGGAGCCAAGACTAACTAGAAATATCTTCTTAGAATTCTGGTACAATTCCTAAGGTTcctgaatttctataattctatCACCATGTTTATTGAACcgaatatttttttaactttttagtcACAAATAGAAGGGCATATGCTTATGTTTGTACTcgacataacttagcagttcagcaaaagtgattgatagaataaataccaggctttaaaaataagtactggactcaGTTTGTTTGGCTAAACTCTTCAAgatactgccccagcatggcacagtccagtgactgaaacaagtaaaagaaaagataaaagagaagcctgttgtatctTTATCATttatgcttgtttcagtcactagactgtggccatgctggggcaatacctTGAAGAGGTTAGTCAAACGAAtgaaccccagtatttttttttttcagtctggtgcttattttgttgatctcttgctgaactgttaagttacagggacataaaccaaacaacaccagttatcaagtggtggttgtggataaacacaaaacacaaacaaacacacacatatacttgtataccttaaatcctcgagtatagtccgcccttgagtatattacgcaggggatttttagggggctgtacctctgaaaaacctaaacctcatgtataatacgcaccccttctctaactcgagtcaaggtctatataacgtccttggtttgtaaaaatgtatatggtaacgtcctttattattattgtatcatcatcatcatcatcatcgtttaacgtccgttctccatgctagcatgggttggacggttcgacgggggatctgggaagccagaaggctgcaccaggctccagtcttatctggcaatgtttttacagctggatgcccttcctaacgccaaccactccgtgagtgtatatataatataatgcaaacgtgtagctttcttgtgcattttgtttgcagaaaataaagaaataacagtaatgtttaataaatgttgcttactgcaagttatgaatgattcttttatgacttcattgttttcaggcttaccttaaggtattttcgcacccgacatcacaacatgcgtctgaataaacattgccggacagcaaatagagacttggacattgcttagaaaataattttcatttttagccTCGTGTATAATACACTCTAGGGATTttgaaaaaaatgcggattatactcgaggatttacggtgcaTTTGAATGTGGAAATGACTTCTCTGTATGTCCTGTTATTTGGTTGTCTTATTTTCCAGACAAGTGTATGTTATTGAAAATGCTCATGGTCAGCTAGTCCGAGACTTGGATTTCAACCCTAATAAGCAGTACTGTTTTGTCAGTTGTGGAGATGACTGCAAGGTCAAGTTCTGGGATGTTCGAAACTCTAATAGTCCACTGAAGATTCTAACTGACCATTCTCATTGGTAAGCAGCTGTCTCTTGAACGTTTCTACCATTTTGTACCTTATTGTCAATCATAAACTTTTTTCAtttaaacaaacaacaaagaTTCTTccaaaaaagatagaaaaaatattcttcattccatccatccatcttttcttGGAGGTCATGGGGGTGGGGGTCCTCAGGCctcctcctccatagggtcctgttAAAAGCAAACATCATTACACTTTGTGACTGGATTCctaagcatgaccaactgagattATGGATATTATTCAGCTGTCCCATTTTCGGGCCACTTCAaggtctcctgccagttggcttacttgaagaatccatcttgcaatTCATTCCTGTCACATGTCTGTAGTACCAGagttgtgacctctcaatgcagagaagcagCTGCTCAACCTAGAGAGACTCCTTGATCTCCAAGCTACATACCCTCTCTAGTAACAATCCAGGACAAATCAAGACTAGACTATGTACAATGTAAAGAGGATcaatcagtcattagactgtggccatgctggggcaccgccatgaaaacttgttttcattgaatgaatcaaccccggtactttgttcagcctgaggttatagtattgggttgtccggaaagttcatgctgatttatagtagcttacctttcaacttattttagaatatggttgagtccataaaataggatttgactacacctccatttagagcacagtttaagctatcttttcatcgtaaaaggtttatgttcctataacctgtgttaattctgtaaccctttaaaatggaagataagaaagttcattttcggcacttgatactttgggaaccagacaaaaatttctgcagcttggctgggatgccccaccctccatattcaccagacattgttccttcggatttccacttattcaggtctctgcagaatagtcttaatggtaaaaatttcaattccttgaatgatgtaaaaagataccttgatgaattctttgttataaaaCCACCTCaaatctgggaagagggtattttcaaggtaaaggaaagatggagacgcattgtgcaacaaaatggttcatatttggttgattaaaaacgtaatggcaagtatttattgacctttctctttcctttaaaaatcggcacaaacttttcGGAAAACCCAAtataagacacttgtccaaggcgccacatagtggggctgaactcagaaccatgaagtttggaagcaagctcttaccacttagccatgcctgtgcctataaagccacacatcatcatcatcgtttaacgtccgttctccatgctagcatgggttggacggttcaactgggatctgtgaagccagaaggctgcaccaggctccagtcttatctggcaatgtttctacagctggatgcccttcctaatgccaaccactccgtgagtgtagtgggtgctttttacgtgccacctgcactgtgCATATAATTCACATCTctactttttgtctttttttataattttttttctttctctctgtaataGGGTGTGGTCGGTACGTTACAACCATTTCCATGACCAGTTAGTCCTCTCTTCTAGTAGCGACAGCAGAGTCATCCTGAACAACATTGTGTCCCTTTCCTCCGAACCTTTCGGTTATTTGGTCGAAAGTGAGGACAACAGTGACAACGAAGGCAAAGAAGTGTAAGTATTCAATTCCTTCTTATTTTGTTCCTCTTCtagggaaaagagaaaggaaggaaggaaggaaggaagaaagtacgtgtatatgtattggtgtggtaagtagcttgcttacgaaccacatggttccgggttcggtcccactgcgtggcaccttgggcaagtgccttctgctatagcctcgggccaaccaaagccttgtgagtagatttggcagacggaaactgaaagaagctcaccgtatatatgtatgtgtgtgtgtctgtgtttgtgcccccaacatcgtttgacaaccgatgctggtgtgtttatgtccccataacttagtggttcggcaaaagagaccaatagaataagtcctggggtcgatttgctcgactaaaggcagtgctccatcatggctgcagtcaaaatcactgaaacaagtaaaaaggtaaagagtatatgtttatatgtgtcagtgtgtgtgtgtatttaattttatgtagtttgtgaTAAAGCAAACTGATGGTACTtgagttgattttgcttttcattcttccgagatggatgtcaataaaatatgtacaagtataCGGACTAGCTgaccataggcgtaggagtggctgtgtggtcccggggtcaatttgctcgactaaaggtggtactccagcatggccacagccatttATGCgtgatttcaatgtcacatttgttgaaagcatgcaaaataaacTGGAGAAGAGAAAACCCACGAAAAAAACtccattgctgggaaactcagactttccaaGTGACCCAGCAGGTCATGGGtagtttagtatatatatatatatatatgtatattctttcctttattcttgtatttgtttcagtcattttgactgtagccatgctggagcaccacgttttagtcaaagaaattgacccctggacttattctttgtaagcctggtacttattctatcggtctctttcaccgaactgctaaattacaggggtgtaaacacaccaacatcagttgtcaagcaatggaggagggacaaacatagacacaaacacacgacagacttctttcagtttccatctaccaaattcactcacaaggcttcagttgacTTGAAGCTAtaagtagaagacgcttgcccatggtgccatccagtggaactgaacctggaaccatgtagtttggaagcaagcttcttaccatatagccatgcctgcacctatatatataattttaattttaatgctgAGGATACTTTAGTTCAGTAATATATCTttcaagtgatttttttttttggtgggggttctttttaattctttattcttattttttaagcctgagaAAGGTAATTAGGGGTGGGTACTATATTAAATTTTGCACCTCCATAAAAAATTGGGGGGGTGCATTTTCACCCCCTGTACCCAGGcccttgttttattttcatattcttgttCTGTAGGACACGAGAGAAAGTAAATGATGGAGTGATTGCTACCTACGAAGAACATGAAGACAGCGTCTATCGAGTGGACTGGTCCACTGCTGACCCTTGGGTGTTTGCATCATTGAGCTATGATGGACGTCTTGTTATCAACAGAGTACCAAGGACAGAAAAATACAAGATCCTCTTATGATGGTGATAAATATTCCAAAGGACCTTAAAGATGGACATGAATACATTCCATGttactaaaaaaaattataatattaataatatacataaaatataaaaacagaaaacaatttgcatagttttttttttttgttcaataaatgataaatatatatcatggTTATGTATTGAGTTTGAACCTCCCCAAAAAAGGTGtcagtatcatcatcactgtcaccaccaccacctttactaTTACATCACTATCTCCATCTTTGTTCACATTCCCGCTTTGAAGCTAATTTTGGCCTTCACTGTTTCAGGATCAGTaatattttagtttcaaattttggcacaaggccagcaattttggaggagggatttAGTTGATTACCCCcccattcaactggtacttgttttatcaaacctgaaagaatgaaaaataaagtcaaccttagtggaatttgaactcagaatgcaaagacatgaaatgccaccaagcattttacccagcatgctaatgattctaccagttcactgccttgtcagggtcaataatataagtactgGTCAATTACTGAGGCCAatatatatagcctcgggccaaccaaagccttgtcagtggatttggtagatggaaactgaaagaagcccgttgtatatatatgtttgtgtctctatttgtcctcccaacatcgctggtgtctttacattcctgtaacttagcagtttggcaaaagagattgatagaataagtactaggcttacaaagaataagtcctgggcttgatttgctcgactaaaggcagtgctccagcatggccacactcaaatgactgaaacaagtaaaagagtaaagttttttaatctaaaatgtaCTCCCCTTCATTTTTCtataatgctcttccatctatctggtagactttcaagtcccctcttccaaaattcacttgtctctgatgaaaaatactcctccagtactattctgacctcatctacaaaattcatattttttccaatcCATTGTTTTTGAAAGctgcagaataaataataatcagatgggacaatgtccagcgaatatggtgggtagggtttcgtttcccattcaaactgctccagcctttggaatgtcatccccgctgtatgtggctgagcattattctgatggaagaacgccttttgtcttgaaaccaaagatggttgttttccttctagcactgacttaagctgctcacagCAGATCTccattatcatttggtttggatttaaaagttctAAGTAAACTAatcctttcatatcccaccaaacagataacaccttgcatgggtgaagacctttttCCTGGGGTACTGGTGTTTCTTCTTTCCCAACCTATTGTCTTTGGTGCtcgacatttttatagagaaccaatTTCTTGTCACTAGTTACTATTCAGTCccccaaaaaaggttcattcgtgagatgtaaCAGCAAAGAagcgcacacattcactctctgtgcacgATTAGACTGGCAAAGTTTCAGGAACCTATTGATCCAATTTGCTAACTTTTCCGAGGGCACAcaagtgtcgatgaatggttgaatgaccaaatcaaaccttctctgctagttcctcaacagttacaatgggattttgttgtttcaccagggtttgcaacacatcctcattgagctctacagatcttccaggacaaggctcgtcttctaggctgtagtttctggaactactgttgacactggcttacactaattgtccaatccccatatactgcattaatattcctcacacttttcattgtgttgttgcctttattgaactcataaagcaaaatatgttcctttgccacttccattatagctttaatATTGAGCAAATGaaggagcatggctcagtggttagagcattaggCTCAGTTGTGAGATCAGGAGTTTGATGTCtcagaccaggctgtgttgtgttgtttttttttatattttattagcaagcctccctttgcaaatacctgaagggcacagaaagtgtgtctaaagccagctggagacgttgatctcctggggctaaaaagctacagtaacacccccactttgtggttagccatattgagatggcttttatacattacatatttaACTATCCTCAAAGCCATATCACAAAgtattttctcaaattatgaaaatataacttTAGTGGTGCATGACAATTGTGTGAAGTTTTGCAATGAACCACTGGTGGTACCTGTGGCAGTTGACGTTAATCAACTAACCTTTGCCTCTAACTTAGCTTTGTTAGAAACAATTGTTATTGCTGTGGGATTACGTATTTACAGAGCTCCAGTTTAGAGTGTGTTTTTTCATGaagtaaaaagggtaaagactcccttcagtcatgaatgaccatgtgattgcacctagaTGGTTACCCTCCAAaacacaagtccgagcaaggttgtttatggaagaccagcagttgctcatgcataccagcttcctgtttccatgctactgatgttatccaaaggaaagacaaggGCCAGTACACTTGgaaccagtgatgtcgcaactaatttctgcagctgagtgaactgtagcaacatgaaataaaagtaatttgctcaagaacacaacatacagcccattctgggaatcaaactcactacctcatgattgtaaatccaatgctctaaccactgagccatgtgcttctCATGGAGTACATAGCTTCTTATTCTGTTTTGGTCATAGGACCACAGCTATGCATCTGCTGTAGCCCTGGACCAATCAAAatcttgagtggatttgaaagaagcccattgtatatgtgtgtgtgcatgtccccactcacaccaccaccaccacttgataaccagtgttggtgtgtttgcatccctgtaacttagtagttcggcaaaagaaaccaatagaataagtaccgggtttTATAgcaaataagcactggggtcaattcatacGAGTAAGATCTCAGTAATCAATATAGCTCACATGGAGATTGTTGTGTCAatcaagtaaaacccttcaaggtggtgctccagcatggcctcattaAAATGACAAACAATTACAGATAATGTAATCGGAAACAAAATACAGGATTGACACAGATGAAACATATCAGATTTTAGATCTGTTAAATTAGAGGCCGGCCAGTAATTAAGAACTTGTTAATAACACAGGAGTCTTTTTCCAGCAATGTAACTTGCACCCACacaatgtatctatctacctatgcacACCAAAATGGAGGCAAAGCAAAGGGAGAGGAGTGGCTGTAAATATACCGCCTGCACTGACCCATAATCCTCATCCTTGTAACATATGTGGGCTTCTTTGCAAATCGTTGTCAGGAATCAAATGTTACATTCGAGAAAggcattatgactgacaaagaaagtgTAGGTTGTTGGATCTTATGTCAAAACCAATTGGAGAGTCCATCAcactatatataatgtactgttccgtgatagaaagatcaacaaaaaaaaagtacccCATATGgttagagataaatattatttatttaaaggacacaaaTACAAGTCTGTAAGTGCTaccaatagtttcatatgttgaacaATATCTCAAAGATATTCATCAGGCACGAACCACATATCGtaacaaactaaaataaaactgaataagaaacacaaaaaaagcaTATGAAACTATTAACAGCACTTAAAGACATATGTtgtgtcctttatatatatatttttatttatgcacccttttcaagcctagccaggctcatggcatatgtgttccccccagctgtatgggacgccagtccatcgcatcgttactcaagaaacaggaagagagagcaagagaaagttggggtgaaagagtacaacaggggtcgccaccatcctctgccagagccttgtggagctttaagtgtttccactcaataaacacacacaatgcctggtttgggaatcgaaacccccgagtccgctgccctaaccactgggccattgcgcctccacaatatatacatacatatatatatatatgtatgtatgtatgtatattaggttTTTGTACAGTTTCTacttactaaattcactcacaagttattGGAAAGCCCGGGACTAAAGCAtaaaatacttgcccaaagtattGCACAGTGGGTTGGAACCTGAAATTATTTAGttaggaatcaaacttcttaaaccACAAAGCTATGTaaagtatttttgttgttcttttgacATATCATAACCAGCAACACTCCCTGCTCTTTAActtcagaaatatttcattttgaaacaCATTTCAAAAGCTTATTATTGTATAAACTGGATGGCCTTGAGACACCACTGTGTGGTTGtgctaaaatgaaaacaaagctgTGCCTGGTACAGTAGTTACAAAGTTGATGACCTTAACAACTACTAGACACACATTTCAGTGGTAGTAACAGAATATACAAGTTGTTCAATTATTTGTGAGAAAAACACTCAAAGATTGAAAGGAGAATCTATATCAGTGATGGGCAAACTGCGGTCTGAAAGATTTTCTGAATGACATGCCTAATGAAAAAAGTTACCTCGATGAGCCATGTTCCATACAGCTTGTTTCTCAAAAAAGATTGTGCATGCTTGATCTACAGGGTCATTCAACATGCTAAAAAcaccagccaaatctccttcaaatcacattctacaatCTTAAAAGAATACAccatatcttaaaaaaaaaaaggaaaaaaaaaggggggggctgGATGGTTGCAGCTGGAAAACCATCAATCAGATTTACCTGATTAAGGCTGATCTGAGGCTAAACAAGGAACCTCAACATCAGACATGGCTTATCATCAGGTGGGTTACACTAATAAAAgctttcaaggtaatttttcactTTGGTATACCATTCAGAAAATCCCACAAGCTGCAGGATActtatgactgctatttctaactaactgagcaatcagagagagagagcagtcaaAACACACTGGAACCTACTGCCTtaacatcaaaaaataaaaaagaaaaccaggagtggctttgtggtaagaagcttgcttcccgttcacatgattccgagttcagtctcgcTGTGTGGCACCTAAGGcaagcattttctactatagcctcgggccaaccaaagccttgtgagtggatttggtagacgaaactgaaaaaagcccatcatatgtatatatgtgtgtgtgtgtgtgtgtgtgtgtgtgtgtatgcatgtgtgtctgtctttatatgtttgtacccccatcagcacttgacaactggtgttagtgtgtttacattacCATAACTTAGTTTttacaaaaaagactgatagaataagtactaggctt
This genomic window contains:
- the LOC115219042 gene encoding EARP and GARP complex-interacting protein 1 isoform X1 is translated as MEDEAPVIYGLEFPARALTAQVGDTENIRFLVGTQSLRAENQVHHIHFDDEYNSINKNVFLHQEGEIWYISASTLDKDILATCYNKHVDSKIEVQAALWRLPTNLNDNFTEEPSNSHRPLKLLCPLDFSEYGEIKCLLWHPTGEENTLLGLADNHILLWDLDVASASAKIFSSASIEARGQPKMTAAKWNPHHKCSQVATANDTTIRGWDLRSMKQVYVIENAHGQLVRDLDFNPNKQYCFVSCGDDCKVKFWDVRNSNSPLKILTDHSHWVWSVRYNHFHDQLVLSSSSDSRVILNNIVSLSSEPFGYLVESEDNSDNEGKEVTREKVNDGVIATYEEHEDSVYRVDWSTADPWVFASLSYDGRLVINRVPRTEKYKILL
- the LOC115219042 gene encoding EARP and GARP complex-interacting protein 1 isoform X2; this encodes MHHSFYARALTAQVGDTENIRFLVGTQSLRAENQVHHIHFDDEYNSINKNVFLHQEGEIWYISASTLDKDILATCYNKHVDSKIEVQAALWRLPTNLNDNFTEEPSNSHRPLKLLCPLDFSEYGEIKCLLWHPTGEENTLLGLADNHILLWDLDVASASAKIFSSASIEARGQPKMTAAKWNPHHKCSQVATANDTTIRGWDLRSMKQVYVIENAHGQLVRDLDFNPNKQYCFVSCGDDCKVKFWDVRNSNSPLKILTDHSHWVWSVRYNHFHDQLVLSSSSDSRVILNNIVSLSSEPFGYLVESEDNSDNEGKEVTREKVNDGVIATYEEHEDSVYRVDWSTADPWVFASLSYDGRLVINRVPRTEKYKILL